A genome region from Geobacter pickeringii includes the following:
- a CDS encoding alpha-ketoacid dehydrogenase subunit beta — protein MPEMTYRDALNLAMKEEMRRDPSVVVWGEDVAFYEGSFKVTRGLLAEFGEERVKDTPISENTIVGVAVGAAMGGLRPVAELMTVNFALLAMDQIVNHMAKIRSMFGGQASVPMVLRAPGGGGSQLGAQHSQSLESYFMHCPGLYVAVPATPADARGLLKTAIRDNNPVVFLEHELLYNSKGEVPDDPESVVPFGKAEVKRAGTDVTIVAYSRMTILALQAAAVLEKEGVSCEVVDLRTLTPLDSATFVESVKRTGRAVVVEECWRSAGLGGHLASIIAEECFDRLRAPVRRVSGLDVPMPYSRQIERLCIPQAETIAAAVRETLSGTY, from the coding sequence ATGCCTGAAATGACCTACCGCGACGCCCTCAATCTGGCCATGAAGGAGGAGATGCGCCGCGACCCTTCGGTGGTGGTCTGGGGGGAGGATGTGGCATTCTACGAGGGCTCCTTCAAGGTGACCCGGGGGCTCCTGGCGGAGTTCGGGGAGGAGCGGGTGAAGGATACCCCCATCTCGGAGAACACCATCGTCGGTGTCGCCGTCGGCGCCGCCATGGGAGGCTTGCGGCCGGTGGCGGAGCTGATGACGGTGAACTTCGCTTTGCTCGCCATGGACCAGATCGTGAACCACATGGCGAAGATCCGCTCCATGTTCGGCGGGCAGGCTTCCGTGCCGATGGTGCTCCGGGCCCCCGGCGGCGGGGGGAGCCAGCTGGGAGCCCAGCATTCCCAGAGCCTGGAGAGCTACTTCATGCACTGCCCCGGCCTCTACGTGGCGGTGCCGGCAACCCCCGCCGACGCCCGGGGGCTTTTGAAGACGGCGATCCGCGACAACAACCCGGTGGTGTTCCTGGAGCACGAGCTCCTCTACAACAGCAAGGGGGAGGTCCCCGACGATCCGGAGTCCGTCGTCCCCTTCGGGAAGGCCGAGGTGAAGCGCGCGGGGACGGACGTGACCATCGTCGCCTACTCGCGGATGACCATCCTGGCGCTCCAGGCCGCGGCGGTGCTGGAGAAGGAGGGGGTCTCCTGCGAGGTGGTGGATCTCCGCACCCTCACCCCCCTCGATTCGGCCACCTTCGTGGAGTCGGTGAAGAGGACCGGCCGGGCGGTGGTGGTGGAGGAGTGCTGGCGGAGCGCCGGGCTGGGGGGGCATCTGGCCTCCATCATCGCCGAGGAGTGCTTCGATCGGCTTCGGGCGCCGGTGCGGCGGGTCTCGGGGCTCGACGTGCCGATGCCGTATTCGCGGCAGATCGAGCGGCTCTGCATTCCGCAGGCGGAGACTATCGCCGCGGCGGTGCGGGAGACGCTGAGCGGAACGTATTGA
- a CDS encoding dihydrolipoamide acetyltransferase family protein → MPTDITMPKLSDTMTEGRLVSWKKSVGEQIERGEIIAEVETDKATMELEAFASGVLAEQRVKPGEMVAVGAVIGVIGGGGEAPPPAGEKPAPPPEGARQPPAEPPAPERAGEVPERVMELPGEEQPSPVSAGHSDDTKAAPAVRRLAREQGVDLARVAGSGPDGRILQEDLERYLAKRDEEGTAGGAPAAAAGEGEPLTRMRGAIAKVTGEAWRTIPHFYETVEIDMKEAVEIVRELKGSGHDATYNDLTIRAAAMALGSFPLMNASFAADRIVRHDAINIGFAVAMDDGLQVPVVKGCQGLSLAEIARQTVRLAERARSGAITQEEISGGTFSISNLGMFGIDEFAAVILPPQAAILAVGAVAERPAVRDGHLVAAKTMRVTLSCDHRVVDGAYAARFLGELRRILENPVLMLV, encoded by the coding sequence ATGCCAACCGACATAACCATGCCCAAACTCTCCGACACCATGACCGAGGGGCGGCTCGTCTCCTGGAAGAAGAGCGTCGGCGAGCAGATCGAGCGGGGGGAGATCATTGCCGAGGTGGAGACCGACAAGGCGACCATGGAGCTGGAGGCGTTCGCCTCGGGGGTGCTGGCCGAGCAGCGGGTGAAGCCGGGGGAGATGGTGGCCGTCGGCGCGGTGATCGGCGTCATCGGCGGGGGGGGGGAGGCTCCTCCCCCTGCCGGCGAAAAGCCGGCGCCTCCCCCCGAGGGTGCCCGGCAGCCGCCGGCGGAACCGCCAGCGCCGGAACGGGCGGGGGAGGTCCCCGAGCGGGTGATGGAACTCCCCGGCGAGGAGCAGCCTTCCCCGGTCTCCGCCGGCCACTCCGACGATACGAAGGCGGCGCCGGCGGTGCGCCGTCTGGCGCGGGAGCAGGGGGTCGACCTTGCCCGGGTGGCAGGCAGCGGCCCCGACGGACGGATCCTCCAGGAAGATCTGGAGCGGTATCTGGCCAAGCGGGACGAGGAGGGGACCGCCGGGGGCGCCCCGGCCGCCGCGGCAGGGGAGGGAGAGCCCCTCACGCGGATGCGCGGCGCCATCGCGAAGGTGACGGGGGAGGCGTGGCGGACGATCCCCCACTTCTACGAGACGGTGGAGATCGACATGAAGGAGGCGGTGGAGATCGTCCGGGAGCTGAAGGGGAGCGGGCACGACGCCACCTACAACGACCTGACGATCAGGGCGGCGGCCATGGCCCTCGGCTCGTTTCCGCTGATGAATGCCTCCTTCGCCGCCGACCGGATCGTGCGGCATGACGCCATTAACATCGGCTTTGCCGTGGCGATGGACGACGGCCTCCAGGTGCCGGTGGTGAAGGGGTGCCAGGGGCTCTCCCTGGCGGAGATTGCCCGGCAGACGGTGCGCCTGGCGGAACGGGCCCGCAGCGGCGCCATCACCCAGGAGGAGATCTCCGGCGGCACCTTCAGCATCTCCAACCTGGGGATGTTCGGGATCGACGAATTCGCCGCGGTGATCCTCCCTCCCCAGGCGGCGATCCTCGCGGTGGGAGCCGTGGCCGAGCGGCCGGCGGTGCGCGACGGGCACCTCGTGGCGGCGAAGACCATGCGGGTGACCCTCTCCTGCGACCACCGGGTGGTGGACGGGGCCTACGCCGCGCGGTTTCTGGGGGAGCTGAGGCGGATACTGGAAAATCCGGTGCTGATGCTGGTGTAG
- a CDS encoding sensor histidine kinase → MSRAAGWAALVFFAFMAVGTLIVEQVEKTREHDRRQIVSQLAASSAYTLERQLSRSLSATYALASILHQYGEVRDFDELAREMIRTYGGISSLQLAPGGVIFNIYPLAGNEKAFGHDLLRDPQRRTEALKAIESRQLTLAGPVKLIQGGVGVIGRLPVFVRGGETGERFWGFATVLMRLEDLLVASNLAQLEQHGYAYDLARLNPDTTRWESFARSRRPLAAGPVNFVFDVPNGKWRLSMTPASGWRTSLVVALDYALLAIFSVAVTALIYILLRQPELLQVVVQKRTAELCESNRRLEDEIRQRTRAEKEVRRLNAELEQRVRERTSQLEVSNRELESFSYSVSHDLRAPLRHIEGYSRILLDDFGDRIGEEEKQYLERICRSSDRMKELIDNLLKLARFSRWDLQMKSVDLSSLARQVAEELQSEEPQRRVTFRIADKLTVFADAELIRIALENLLGNAWKYTGRTENAVIEFDAAESDGRRVFFVRDNGAGFEMKHADKLFGVFQRLHSATEFEGVGIGLATVQRIVQRHGGRIWAEGEMGKGATFYFTL, encoded by the coding sequence ATGAGCAGAGCAGCAGGATGGGCGGCGCTGGTCTTCTTCGCCTTCATGGCGGTCGGCACGCTCATCGTCGAACAGGTCGAAAAAACCCGCGAGCATGATCGCCGCCAGATCGTCTCGCAACTTGCGGCCAGCTCCGCCTACACGCTGGAGCGCCAGCTCTCCCGCTCGCTGTCCGCCACCTATGCCCTGGCGTCGATCCTCCACCAGTACGGGGAGGTCAGGGACTTCGACGAGCTGGCCCGGGAGATGATCCGCACCTACGGCGGCATCAGCAGCCTCCAGCTCGCCCCCGGCGGCGTGATCTTCAATATCTATCCCCTGGCCGGGAACGAGAAAGCCTTCGGCCACGACCTCCTCCGGGACCCGCAGCGGCGCACCGAGGCCCTGAAGGCGATCGAGAGCCGCCAGCTCACCCTGGCCGGACCGGTGAAGCTGATCCAGGGAGGGGTCGGGGTCATCGGCCGTCTGCCGGTGTTCGTCCGGGGGGGAGAGACGGGCGAGCGGTTCTGGGGGTTCGCCACCGTCCTGATGCGTCTTGAGGACCTGCTGGTGGCGAGCAATCTGGCCCAGTTGGAACAACACGGCTACGCCTACGACCTTGCGCGGCTCAACCCCGATACCACCCGGTGGGAATCGTTCGCCCGCTCGCGACGCCCCCTTGCCGCCGGGCCGGTGAATTTCGTCTTCGATGTGCCGAACGGCAAATGGCGGCTTTCCATGACCCCGGCATCCGGTTGGCGCACGTCTCTGGTCGTCGCCCTGGACTATGCGCTGCTGGCCATCTTCAGCGTGGCGGTGACCGCACTCATCTATATCCTGCTGCGGCAGCCGGAGCTGCTGCAGGTGGTGGTGCAGAAGCGGACGGCGGAACTCTGCGAGTCCAACCGGCGGCTGGAGGATGAGATCAGGCAGCGGACGCGGGCCGAAAAGGAAGTCCGGCGCCTCAACGCCGAACTGGAGCAGCGGGTCCGGGAGCGGACCTCCCAGCTGGAGGTCTCCAACCGGGAACTGGAATCGTTCAGCTATTCCGTCTCCCACGACCTGCGGGCGCCGCTGCGGCATATCGAGGGGTACAGCCGGATCCTTCTGGACGATTTCGGCGACCGGATCGGCGAGGAGGAGAAGCAATATCTGGAGCGGATCTGCCGGAGCAGCGACCGGATGAAGGAGCTCATCGACAACCTCCTCAAGCTGGCGCGGTTCAGCCGATGGGATCTGCAGATGAAGAGCGTCGACCTGAGTTCCCTGGCCCGGCAGGTTGCCGAGGAGCTGCAGTCCGAAGAGCCGCAGCGCCGGGTGACCTTTCGGATTGCGGATAAACTCACGGTCTTTGCCGATGCCGAACTGATCCGGATTGCCCTGGAAAACCTCCTGGGCAACGCCTGGAAGTACACCGGCAGGACGGAGAACGCGGTCATCGAGTTCGACGCCGCGGAATCCGACGGCCGGCGGGTCTTTTTCGTCCGCGACAACGGGGCTGGCTTCGAGATGAAGCATGCCGACAAGCTCTTCGGCGTCTTCCAGCGGCTCCACAGCGCCACCGAGTTCGAGGGGGTCGGCATCGGTCTGGCCACGGTCCAGCGCATCGTCCAGCGCCACGGCGGGCGGATCTGGGCCGAAGGGGAGATGGGGAAGGGGGCCACTTTCTATTTTACGCTGTGA
- the pdhA gene encoding pyruvate dehydrogenase (acetyl-transferring) E1 component subunit alpha, translated as MESRLRAVLPDAELLKMYEQMVLSREFEESCAEQYTKGHITGFLHLYSGQEAVAVGATAALHKDDYILSAYREHAQAIVRGAEPRRVMAELFGKRTGLCKGKGGSMHLFSPELSFMGGYAIVGGQFPIAVGLAFAATYRKEDRIAACFFGDGAANQGTFHESLNWARLWELPVLFVCENNFYGIGTSVARASALSDIHKRTCGYDIPSVRVDGMDVAAVYEAVKWGADWVREQSRPYLIEAMTYRFRGHSMADPGKYRSLAEVELWKARDPIPSFGKRLVAEGIATMEQLDSVREKCVGWVEEAVRFAEESPWPEEDEVFRDVYV; from the coding sequence ATGGAAAGCAGACTGCGGGCGGTTCTGCCCGACGCCGAGCTTCTGAAAATGTACGAGCAGATGGTTCTCTCCCGCGAGTTCGAGGAGTCGTGCGCCGAGCAGTACACCAAGGGGCACATCACCGGCTTCCTCCACCTCTACAGCGGCCAGGAGGCGGTGGCCGTCGGCGCCACGGCGGCGCTCCACAAGGACGACTACATCCTCTCCGCCTACCGCGAGCACGCCCAGGCCATCGTCCGAGGGGCGGAGCCGCGGCGGGTCATGGCCGAGCTCTTCGGGAAGCGGACCGGCCTCTGCAAGGGGAAGGGGGGCTCCATGCACCTCTTCTCCCCCGAGCTCTCCTTCATGGGGGGGTATGCCATCGTCGGCGGCCAGTTCCCCATCGCCGTCGGCCTTGCCTTTGCGGCCACCTACCGGAAGGAGGACCGGATCGCCGCCTGCTTCTTCGGCGACGGTGCCGCGAACCAGGGAACCTTCCACGAATCCCTCAACTGGGCCCGGCTCTGGGAGCTGCCGGTCCTCTTCGTCTGCGAAAACAACTTCTACGGCATCGGCACCTCCGTGGCGCGGGCCTCCGCCCTCTCCGACATCCACAAGCGGACCTGCGGCTATGACATCCCCTCCGTGCGGGTTGACGGCATGGACGTGGCGGCCGTCTACGAGGCGGTCAAATGGGGGGCCGACTGGGTGCGGGAGCAGAGCCGGCCGTACCTCATCGAGGCCATGACCTACCGCTTCCGCGGGCACTCCATGGCCGACCCCGGCAAGTACCGCAGCCTCGCCGAGGTGGAGCTCTGGAAGGCCCGCGACCCGATCCCCAGCTTCGGCAAGCGCCTCGTGGCGGAGGGGATCGCCACGATGGAGCAGCTCGACTCCGTCCGGGAAAAGTGCGTCGGCTGGGTGGAGGAGGCGGTGCGGTTCGCCGAGGAATCGCCGTGGCCGGAGGAGGATGAGGTGTTCCGGGATGTCTACGTGTGA
- a CDS encoding cobalamin B12-binding domain-containing protein: MVVPAKGNAKLQALIAELSRMIDEADREGANRLIDRWAATHGYQSALSEVLEPLLREVGERWEREDISLAQSFVAGKVAEDILNKALAAAPAGTLREVRGTVVLGNIEDDYHSLGRRMVGTFLRAAGWGVIDLGNDVPAVEFVDRAVEAGARVIGVSAMMLVTARGIRAVREELDRRGLSGRIMLAVGGAIFKVRPELVAEVGGDGTAENAIAAPALMESLRERSLRGEGQ, encoded by the coding sequence ATGGTCGTTCCGGCAAAGGGAAACGCGAAATTGCAGGCGTTGATCGCCGAACTCTCCCGGATGATCGACGAGGCCGACCGGGAGGGGGCGAACCGCCTCATCGACCGGTGGGCCGCCACCCATGGCTACCAGAGCGCCCTCTCGGAGGTGCTGGAACCGCTGCTCCGTGAGGTGGGGGAGCGGTGGGAGCGTGAGGATATCTCCCTGGCCCAGAGCTTCGTGGCGGGAAAGGTGGCCGAGGATATCCTGAACAAGGCACTGGCCGCAGCCCCGGCCGGGACGCTCCGGGAGGTGCGGGGGACGGTGGTGCTCGGCAACATCGAGGACGACTACCACTCCCTCGGCCGCCGGATGGTCGGCACGTTCCTCCGCGCCGCGGGGTGGGGGGTGATCGATCTGGGGAACGACGTCCCGGCGGTCGAATTCGTCGACCGGGCCGTGGAGGCCGGCGCGCGGGTGATCGGGGTCTCGGCCATGATGCTCGTCACCGCCCGCGGCATCCGCGCGGTGCGCGAGGAGCTGGACCGCCGGGGGCTCTCCGGCAGGATCATGCTGGCGGTGGGGGGAGCGATCTTCAAGGTCCGTCCCGAGCTCGTCGCCGAGGTGGGAGGGGACGGGACGGCGGAGAATGCCATTGCGGCCCCCGCCCTCATGGAGTCGCTCCGGGAGCGCTCCCTGCGCGGGGAAGGGCAATGA
- a CDS encoding uroporphyrinogen decarboxylase family protein: MPPAPPPSAGTRSVLPAPPRPWPHPPSTAPPLAYLCESVRRLADRLRGEVPLAAVLTAPVDLPAMLMGLEGWLETLLFDPELAERVLAATTEHFVAMAEALARAGAGCIVIPLMLCNPRLVTPAVISRLIVPPLERAFARVGLPLIIHHGGNPAVPLLPLVSGLPNVAGFVIGPGDSFAEARRIVGETPLLLGNLNGPVLNRLPPDRAREMAGKILAERRDDRHFVLASSAADVPLDTPLETLRAIRDEVAGQGTSAVRGAAAGGDAVVVSCGIFRGELAALEQGGKFPWPVRCLDSMLHMHPDLLAHKLDEEVEALPGRRIVLLFGDCQARMDQLAARSGVRRVAGHNCCEIILGSEEYRRLRRAGAFFLLPEWSARWKEAFRDELGFVTAESARLFMQEMHRRIVYLDTGVVPVPTETLEEIGSYFGLPVEVMAVPPDRLADAVAGALEVDDG, from the coding sequence ATGCCGCCGGCCCCCCCACCGTCCGCCGGCACCCGTTCCGTTCTCCCCGCGCCGCCGCGTCCCTGGCCCCACCCCCCATCGACCGCACCCCCCCTCGCCTATCTCTGCGAGAGCGTCCGGCGGCTTGCGGACCGTCTCAGGGGGGAGGTGCCGCTGGCCGCCGTCCTCACCGCCCCGGTCGATCTGCCGGCAATGCTCATGGGGCTCGAAGGGTGGCTCGAAACCCTTCTCTTCGATCCGGAGCTGGCGGAGCGGGTGCTGGCGGCGACAACGGAGCATTTCGTTGCCATGGCGGAGGCGCTGGCCCGGGCCGGGGCCGGCTGCATCGTCATCCCGCTCATGCTCTGCAACCCGCGGCTCGTGACGCCGGCCGTCATCTCCCGTCTCATCGTTCCACCCCTGGAGCGGGCCTTCGCCCGGGTCGGCCTGCCGCTCATCATCCATCACGGCGGCAATCCGGCCGTTCCTCTCCTGCCGCTGGTCTCGGGGCTTCCCAACGTGGCGGGGTTTGTCATCGGCCCCGGCGACAGCTTCGCGGAGGCGCGCCGCATCGTGGGAGAGACGCCGCTCTTGCTCGGCAACCTGAACGGGCCGGTCCTGAACCGCCTCCCCCCCGACCGGGCGCGGGAAATGGCCGGAAAGATCCTCGCCGAGCGCCGGGATGACCGGCACTTCGTCCTGGCCTCCTCCGCGGCGGATGTCCCGCTGGATACGCCGCTGGAGACGCTGCGGGCCATCCGGGACGAGGTCGCGGGGCAGGGAACGTCCGCCGTCCGCGGCGCCGCTGCCGGTGGCGATGCGGTGGTGGTCAGCTGCGGCATCTTCCGGGGCGAGCTGGCCGCCCTGGAGCAGGGGGGGAAATTCCCCTGGCCGGTGCGGTGTCTCGATTCCATGCTCCACATGCACCCCGATCTCCTGGCGCACAAGCTGGACGAAGAGGTCGAAGCCCTCCCCGGACGGCGCATCGTCCTGCTCTTCGGCGACTGCCAGGCCCGGATGGACCAGCTTGCCGCCCGTTCCGGCGTCCGCCGGGTGGCGGGGCACAACTGCTGCGAGATCATCCTGGGGAGCGAGGAGTACCGCCGGTTACGGCGCGCGGGGGCCTTCTTCCTCCTCCCCGAATGGAGCGCGCGCTGGAAGGAGGCGTTCCGGGACGAGCTGGGGTTCGTGACGGCGGAGAGCGCGCGGCTCTTCATGCAGGAGATGCACCGGCGCATCGTCTACCTCGATACGGGGGTGGTGCCGGTGCCGACGGAGACCCTGGAGGAGATCGGCTCCTACTTTGGTCTGCCGGTGGAGGTGATGGCGGTCCCCCCCGACCGCCTGGCCGATGCCGTTGCAGGGGCACTGGAGGTCGACGATGGGTGA
- a CDS encoding sensor histidine kinase yields MGDDSNHKSLNFLFVELLENILRLAENPGECGTYITEQIRELIGVRVVALMQCVQSSACATYEPVSLCPRRTRDGGFAANLQRLALLSSAAQGPQVWLPEESPPEVRDLLPPHADGESLIFPLDAGGERVGVLMLLGVMGHAGLDTIYASLERLSGVLALVLRNSLLYRDLERKVMERTETLRWRARVAAALADLFPPVVCTTATFNDVAAIAVEKAKELTGSSHGYIGMLDEAGRLVTNLTSDMMAGGGDLTFPPDAAGRFPGLWGHSLNTLLPFYSNAPSRHPAALGVPAGHIPVTRFLSVPVLFGNALVAQIALANPPHDYTDRDLEAVCRISEFLALAIQRLRSEEEIRRLNVDLEQRVRDRTAQLEASNRELESFCYSVSHDLRAPLRHIEGFSAILMDEHCETAGEEALGCLRRIRGATVKMERLIDALLNLSRLSREPLHRVPLDLSQLARKVAGELATSVPGRRVTFRIADDVRAVADPVLTEVVMTNLLGNAWKYTEKKKETVIEFGARPVDGGMVYFVRDNGAGFDMRYVGKLFGAFQRLHSSEEFEGIGIGLATVQRIIHRHGGLVWAEGVPGEGACFSFTLDGTGAPPFGGGEP; encoded by the coding sequence ATGGGTGACGATTCCAACCACAAGTCGCTGAACTTCCTCTTCGTGGAGCTTCTGGAGAATATCCTGCGGCTGGCGGAGAATCCGGGAGAATGCGGCACCTACATCACGGAGCAGATTCGCGAACTGATCGGGGTGCGGGTCGTGGCGCTCATGCAGTGCGTGCAGTCGTCGGCGTGCGCGACGTACGAACCGGTGAGCCTCTGCCCCCGCCGCACGCGCGACGGCGGGTTTGCGGCGAACCTGCAGCGGCTTGCCCTCCTGAGCAGCGCCGCCCAGGGACCCCAGGTCTGGTTGCCCGAAGAGTCTCCGCCCGAAGTCCGCGATCTCCTTCCCCCCCACGCTGACGGCGAGAGCCTGATCTTCCCCCTGGATGCCGGGGGAGAACGGGTCGGGGTCCTGATGCTCCTCGGCGTCATGGGGCACGCCGGCCTCGATACCATTTACGCCTCCCTGGAGCGGCTGTCGGGGGTCCTGGCGCTGGTGCTCCGCAACAGCCTTCTCTACCGCGATCTGGAGCGGAAGGTGATGGAACGGACCGAAACGTTGCGCTGGCGCGCGCGGGTCGCCGCCGCCCTGGCCGACCTCTTCCCCCCCGTCGTCTGCACCACCGCCACATTCAACGATGTGGCGGCCATTGCCGTGGAGAAGGCCAAGGAGCTGACGGGGAGCAGCCACGGCTACATCGGGATGCTGGACGAAGCGGGGAGGCTGGTGACTAATCTCACCTCCGATATGATGGCGGGGGGCGGCGACCTCACCTTTCCCCCCGACGCCGCGGGGCGTTTCCCGGGGCTCTGGGGGCACTCGCTCAACACCCTGCTGCCGTTCTACAGCAACGCCCCCTCCCGCCATCCCGCCGCACTGGGGGTGCCGGCCGGGCATATCCCGGTGACCCGCTTCCTCTCGGTGCCGGTCCTCTTCGGCAACGCGCTCGTTGCCCAGATCGCCCTCGCCAACCCCCCCCACGACTACACCGACCGCGATCTCGAGGCCGTCTGCCGCATCTCCGAGTTTCTCGCCCTTGCCATTCAGCGGCTTCGGAGCGAGGAGGAGATCCGCCGGCTCAATGTCGATCTGGAACAGCGGGTGCGGGATCGGACGGCGCAACTGGAGGCGAGCAACCGGGAACTGGAGAGCTTCTGCTATTCGGTCTCCCACGACCTCCGTGCCCCGCTGCGCCACATCGAGGGGTTCAGCGCCATCCTGATGGACGAGCACTGCGAAACCGCCGGCGAGGAGGCGCTCGGCTGCCTGCGGCGGATCCGGGGGGCGACCGTCAAGATGGAACGGTTGATCGACGCCCTCCTGAACCTCTCACGGCTGTCGCGGGAGCCGCTGCACCGCGTGCCGCTCGATCTGTCGCAGCTCGCCCGCAAGGTGGCGGGGGAACTCGCCACTTCCGTACCCGGGCGGCGGGTGACATTCCGGATCGCCGACGATGTCCGCGCGGTTGCCGATCCGGTGCTGACGGAGGTGGTCATGACCAATCTCCTCGGCAACGCCTGGAAGTACACCGAGAAGAAGAAAGAGACGGTCATCGAGTTCGGCGCCCGCCCGGTGGACGGCGGGATGGTATACTTTGTCAGGGACAACGGCGCGGGATTCGACATGCGGTATGTGGGGAAGCTCTTCGGTGCCTTCCAGCGCCTCCATTCCTCCGAGGAGTTCGAGGGGATCGGCATCGGGCTGGCGACGGTGCAGCGGATCATCCACCGCCACGGCGGACTCGTCTGGGCCGAGGGGGTGCCGGGGGAGGGGGCGTGCTTCTCCTTCACCCTCGACGGTACCGGCGCGCCCCCCTTTGGAGGCGGGGAACCATGA
- a CDS encoding VOC family protein — translation MNKHAKNTICLWYDGDAEEAARFYAETFPDSSVGAVHLAPGDFPSGKKGDVLTVEFTVMGIPCLGLNGGPGVEHNWAFSFQVATVDQAETDRYWNAIVGNGGEESPCGWCKDKWGLFWQITPVALTEAITDPDPAAAKRAFDAMMEMKKIDIAAIEAARRG, via the coding sequence ATGAATAAGCACGCAAAGAATACGATTTGCCTTTGGTATGATGGCGACGCCGAGGAGGCGGCGCGGTTTTATGCCGAGACTTTTCCCGATTCATCCGTTGGTGCGGTGCACCTCGCGCCCGGAGACTTTCCGTCTGGAAAGAAAGGGGATGTGTTGACGGTGGAGTTTACGGTGATGGGAATTCCCTGCCTCGGGCTCAATGGCGGACCCGGGGTCGAGCACAACTGGGCCTTCTCGTTTCAGGTCGCAACCGTTGACCAGGCCGAAACGGATCGCTACTGGAACGCCATCGTCGGCAACGGCGGTGAAGAGAGCCCCTGCGGTTGGTGCAAGGACAAATGGGGGCTGTTCTGGCAGATTACGCCGGTTGCTCTAACCGAAGCGATAACCGATCCCGACCCCGCCGCCGCCAAGCGTGCTTTCGATGCGATGATGGAGATGAAAAAGATCGACATCGCTGCAATCGAGGCGGCGCGCCGCGGTTGA